A genomic window from Sorex araneus isolate mSorAra2 chromosome 2, mSorAra2.pri, whole genome shotgun sequence includes:
- the LOC101559273 gene encoding putative methyltransferase-like protein 7A gives MMAFIIFILRLAICILTFPMYLLNFLGLWNWLWKKWFPYFRMRFTVVYNEKMMSKKRELFSNLQEFVGPSGKLFLLEVGCGSGANFRFYPPGCRVTCVDPNPNFEKLLIESIAKTQHLQFERFVVAAGENMHQVADSSVDVVVCTLVLCSVENQERVLQEVCRVLRPGGAFYFMEHVAAGRSTWNHFWQQVLDPTWNLLFDGCNLTRESWKTLERAGFSKLKLQHLQAPLSWELVRPHIFGYAVK, from the exons ATGATGGCGTTTATCATCTTTATCCTCCGGTTGGCCATCTGCATCCTGACATTTCCCATGTACCTGCTGAATTTTCTGGGCTTGTGGAACTGGCTATGGAAAAAGTGGTTCCCCTACTTTAGGATGAGGTTCACTGTGGTGTATAATGAGAAGATGATGAGCAAGAAACGGGAGCTCTTCAGCAACCTGCAGGAATTTGTGGGTCCCTCAGGGAAGCTCTTTCTGCTGGAGGTGGGCTGCGGCTCTGGGGCCAACTTCAGGTTCTATCCCCCCGGCTGCCGGGTGACTTGTGTGGACCCCAATCCCAACTTTGAGAAGCTCTTGATCGAGAGTATTGCCAAGACTCAACACCTGCAGTTTGAGCGCTTCGTGGTGGCTGCCGGGGAGAACATGCACCAGGTGGCCGACAGCTCCGTGGACGTGGTGGTCTGTACCCTGGTCCTGTGCTCTGTGGAGAACCAGGAGCGGGTCCTGCAGGAAGTGTGCAGAGTGCTGAGACCG ggaggggctttttattttatggagcaTGTAGCAGCTGGACGTTCAAcctggaatcacttctggcagcaggTCCTGGATCCAACCTGGAACCTTCTCTTTGATGGATGCAACCTGACCAGAGAGAGCTGGAAGACCCTGGAGAGAGCGGGTTTCTCCAAGCTGAAGCTGCAGCACTTACAGGCCCCCCTGTCCTGGGAGTTGGTGCGCCCTCACATTTTCGGATATGCTGTGAAATAG